In the genome of Gordonia rubripertincta, one region contains:
- a CDS encoding adenylate/guanylate cyclase domain-containing protein has protein sequence MRSRRGSRDYGSILLGSVEESGIKQRVRIQTLLTSSIVLANIFGALIATALAAVGIPQPTVFTAELWWVNYIAVPVYILGAFVIGIGWGTLVGVRNLRWAIRDEAPTKRDARRTMRLPWRLSLVQGLLWAGAAVMLTIMYGVADPQLIPKTVFVVGMSGVVVVGISYLFIDFTLRPIVAELISAGFHRRKRTGVKTRAVMSWMVGSAIPIIGILLVVAFGVGRDETSKLDLFIGVTVLGLTALFTGLLLTLLSSMSITGPIGSVRSGMNRVTSGDLENADLVVYDGTELGDLQVGFNAMVSGLRERERMRDLFGRHVGREVAEAALSSDPELGGTERVAAALFVDVIGSTTLAAQRRPTEVVEILNKFFAVIVRAVEDKDGLVNKFEGDAVLAIFGAPIQLDDPSGAALAAARRIVADLAVEVPELSAGVGVSYGAVVAGNVGAIERFEYTVIGDPVNESARLSELAKRDPSSPLASGRAVEAADPAEARRWTQQETLSLRGRTSETIVYAAAVGEDTATAEKTTGKKKAAMEKATAETETG, from the coding sequence ATGCGTTCGAGGCGGGGGAGCCGCGACTACGGGTCGATTCTGCTCGGCTCGGTCGAGGAGAGCGGGATCAAGCAACGCGTCCGGATCCAGACGTTGCTGACCTCGTCCATCGTGTTGGCGAACATCTTCGGCGCGTTGATCGCGACCGCTCTGGCTGCCGTGGGTATCCCGCAGCCGACGGTCTTCACCGCCGAATTGTGGTGGGTGAACTACATCGCCGTACCCGTGTACATCCTCGGCGCGTTCGTGATCGGGATCGGTTGGGGCACCCTGGTGGGCGTTCGGAACCTCCGGTGGGCGATCCGCGACGAGGCCCCGACCAAGCGCGACGCACGCCGCACGATGCGCCTGCCGTGGCGGCTGTCGCTGGTGCAGGGTCTGCTCTGGGCGGGCGCCGCCGTGATGCTGACGATCATGTACGGCGTCGCCGATCCGCAGTTGATCCCCAAGACGGTCTTCGTCGTCGGCATGAGCGGCGTCGTCGTGGTGGGCATCTCCTACCTCTTCATCGACTTCACCCTGCGGCCCATCGTGGCCGAACTGATCTCGGCCGGATTCCACCGCCGCAAGCGCACCGGTGTGAAGACCCGGGCGGTGATGTCATGGATGGTCGGTTCGGCGATCCCGATCATCGGCATCCTGCTGGTCGTCGCGTTCGGGGTGGGGCGCGACGAGACGTCGAAGCTCGACCTCTTCATCGGGGTGACGGTCCTAGGTCTCACGGCTCTGTTCACCGGCCTTCTGCTGACACTGCTCTCGTCGATGAGCATCACCGGGCCGATCGGTTCGGTTCGGTCCGGGATGAACCGCGTGACCTCCGGCGACCTCGAGAACGCCGACCTCGTCGTGTACGACGGCACCGAACTCGGTGATCTCCAGGTGGGTTTCAACGCGATGGTGTCGGGGTTGCGGGAACGGGAACGGATGCGCGACCTGTTCGGGCGCCACGTCGGCCGCGAGGTCGCGGAGGCGGCGTTGTCGTCGGACCCCGAACTCGGCGGCACCGAACGGGTGGCCGCCGCCCTGTTCGTCGACGTGATCGGCTCGACGACCCTTGCCGCGCAACGGCGTCCGACCGAGGTGGTGGAGATCCTCAACAAGTTCTTCGCCGTCATCGTCCGCGCCGTCGAGGACAAGGACGGACTCGTCAACAAGTTCGAGGGCGACGCGGTCCTGGCGATCTTCGGTGCACCCATCCAGCTCGACGACCCGTCCGGCGCGGCTCTCGCGGCCGCGCGTCGCATCGTCGCCGACCTCGCGGTCGAGGTGCCCGAACTGTCCGCGGGGGTCGGTGTCAGTTACGGGGCCGTGGTGGCCGGGAACGTCGGCGCCATCGAACGTTTCGAGTACACGGTGATCGGCGACCCGGTGAACGAGAGTGCGCGGCTCTCCGAACTCGCCAAACGCGACCCGTCGAGTCCGCTGGCGTCGGGGCGCGCGGTCGAGGCCGCCGACCCCGCCGAGGCCCGTCGCTGGACGCAGCAGGAGACGTTGTCGTTGCGTGGCCGGACCTCCGAGACGATCGTTTACGCGGCCGCCGTGGGGGAGGACACGGCGACCGCGGAGAAGACGACCGGAAAGAAGAAGGCGGCGATGGAGAAAGCGACCGCGGAGACCGAGACCGGGTAG
- a CDS encoding carotenoid oxygenase family protein, translated as MTASDVPTRPAPVDMSHNPFLTGVFAPQRDEVDAVDLPVSGEIPDDLRGSYLRNGPNMRFDPIGSYVYPIDGDAMVHRISLDGGHASYRNRFVRTPMVLAEEAAGHAIWSGITDGYTPSAAEVGDELAGTTRELPDINIVRHGGRLLAMAEADRPYEISPADLATIGRTDCDGAMFVGSTAHPKIDPSTGEMVLFNYVLEAPYLTWAVVGPDGRATRKPTPVDGVDAPIMIHDMALTSRYIVLFVCPLVFDLESVMSGGSLLSWQPRRGTRIALIPRDGTAVRWVDTDPFWVWHFANAFDNPDGSVTVDYVEWTYPGGFSDQPTPAASSLTRAVIQPDAGITKTVLNSSEPDMEFPRVDDRMLTQEHHRIASVAKGPRDSGDLDSLWFHDLAAGTETVWTPGAAIGEPIYIPGADRDYWGAIGTDPTDMTSRFYLLSADAPEDGPIATVDLPIRVPAGLHGAWLAGL; from the coding sequence ATGACCGCATCCGATGTCCCGACCCGCCCGGCGCCGGTCGACATGTCCCACAACCCGTTCCTCACCGGCGTCTTCGCCCCACAGCGCGACGAGGTGGACGCGGTCGACCTGCCGGTCAGTGGGGAGATCCCGGACGACCTGCGGGGCAGCTACCTGCGCAACGGGCCCAACATGCGCTTCGACCCGATCGGTTCGTATGTGTATCCGATCGACGGGGACGCCATGGTGCACCGCATCAGCCTCGACGGCGGGCATGCGTCGTATCGCAACCGTTTCGTCCGCACCCCGATGGTGCTCGCGGAAGAGGCTGCCGGACATGCCATCTGGTCGGGCATCACCGACGGCTACACCCCGTCGGCGGCGGAGGTGGGCGACGAGCTGGCGGGCACGACCCGCGAGTTGCCCGACATCAACATCGTGCGTCACGGCGGACGGCTGCTGGCGATGGCCGAGGCGGACCGCCCGTACGAGATCTCGCCGGCCGACCTGGCGACCATCGGTCGAACCGACTGTGACGGTGCGATGTTCGTCGGCAGCACCGCGCACCCGAAGATCGATCCGTCGACCGGGGAGATGGTGCTGTTCAACTACGTACTCGAGGCTCCGTACCTGACCTGGGCGGTCGTCGGCCCGGACGGCCGGGCGACCCGCAAGCCGACCCCGGTCGACGGCGTCGACGCCCCGATCATGATCCACGACATGGCGCTGACCAGCCGCTACATCGTGCTGTTCGTCTGCCCGCTGGTCTTCGATCTCGAATCGGTGATGAGTGGCGGGTCGTTGCTGTCATGGCAGCCTCGGCGCGGGACCCGCATCGCGCTGATCCCGCGGGACGGCACCGCCGTGCGCTGGGTCGACACCGACCCGTTCTGGGTCTGGCACTTCGCCAACGCTTTCGACAACCCCGACGGGTCGGTCACCGTCGACTATGTGGAATGGACCTATCCGGGCGGCTTCTCCGACCAGCCCACGCCCGCGGCGTCGTCCTTGACGCGAGCGGTGATCCAGCCCGACGCCGGGATCACCAAGACGGTCCTGAACAGCTCCGAACCGGACATGGAGTTCCCGCGCGTCGACGACCGGATGCTGACGCAGGAGCACCACCGCATCGCCAGCGTCGCGAAGGGTCCCAGGGACAGCGGCGATCTCGACAGCCTGTGGTTCCACGACCTCGCAGCCGGGACGGAGACGGTCTGGACCCCGGGTGCCGCGATCGGCGAACCGATCTACATCCCGGGCGCCGACCGCGACTACTGGGGCGCGATCGGCACCGATCCGACCGACATGACGTCACGGTTCTACCTGCTCAGCGCCGACGCGCCGGAGGACGGCCCGATCGCCACCGTGGACCTACCGATCCGCGTGCCCGCCGGACTGCACGGGGCGTGGCTGGCAGGCCTCTAA
- a CDS encoding adenylosuccinate synthase, with protein MAAIVLIGAQWGDEGKGKATDLLGGSINWVVRYQGGNNAGHTVVLPTGETFALHLIPSGILTPGVQNVIGNGVVVDPGVLLTELGGLEDRDVDTSGLLISADAHLLMPYHVAIDKVTERFLGNKKIGTTGRGIGPCYQDKIARVGVRVADVLDEKILAQKVEAALELKNQILVKIYNRKALDPAQVVDEVLGQAEGFKHRIADTRLLLNQALERGETVLLEGSQGTLLDVDHGTYPYVTSSNPTAGGAAVGAGIGPNKITTVLGILKAYTTRVGSGPFPTELFDEWGAYLAKTGGEVGVTTGRARRCGWFDAVIARYATRVNGITDYFLTKLDVLSSLDTVPICVAYEVDGERVEDMPMTQTGFHHAKPIYEEMPGWWEDISGCKTFEDLPQNAQNYILRLEELSGAHISCIGVGPGREQTIVRRAIV; from the coding sequence ATGGCCGCGATCGTGCTTATCGGCGCCCAGTGGGGCGACGAGGGCAAAGGAAAGGCCACCGACCTGCTCGGCGGCTCGATCAACTGGGTTGTCCGGTATCAGGGCGGCAACAACGCCGGCCACACCGTCGTACTCCCGACCGGTGAGACCTTCGCCCTGCACCTCATCCCGTCCGGCATCCTGACCCCCGGCGTGCAGAACGTGATCGGCAACGGCGTCGTCGTCGACCCGGGTGTGCTGCTCACCGAACTGGGCGGACTCGAGGACCGGGACGTCGACACCTCCGGCCTGCTGATCTCGGCCGACGCCCACCTGCTGATGCCGTACCACGTGGCCATCGACAAGGTCACCGAGCGCTTCCTCGGCAACAAGAAGATCGGCACCACCGGTCGTGGCATCGGTCCCTGCTATCAGGACAAGATCGCCCGCGTGGGTGTGCGCGTCGCCGATGTTCTCGACGAGAAGATCCTCGCGCAGAAGGTCGAGGCTGCCCTCGAACTGAAGAACCAGATCCTGGTCAAGATCTACAACCGCAAGGCCCTCGACCCGGCGCAGGTCGTCGACGAGGTCCTCGGCCAGGCCGAAGGCTTCAAACACCGCATCGCCGACACCCGGCTGCTGCTCAACCAGGCGCTCGAGCGGGGCGAGACCGTGCTCCTCGAGGGCTCGCAGGGCACGCTGCTCGACGTCGACCACGGCACCTACCCGTACGTGACGTCGTCGAACCCGACCGCCGGCGGCGCCGCGGTGGGCGCGGGCATCGGCCCCAACAAGATCACCACGGTCCTCGGCATCCTGAAGGCCTACACCACGCGCGTCGGCTCCGGTCCGTTCCCGACCGAGCTGTTCGACGAGTGGGGCGCCTACCTGGCCAAGACCGGCGGCGAGGTCGGCGTCACGACCGGTCGCGCGCGCCGTTGTGGCTGGTTTGACGCGGTGATCGCCCGCTACGCCACCCGCGTCAACGGCATCACCGACTACTTCCTCACCAAGCTCGACGTGCTCTCCAGCCTCGACACCGTGCCGATCTGCGTCGCCTACGAGGTCGACGGTGAGCGTGTCGAGGACATGCCGATGACGCAGACCGGGTTCCACCACGCCAAGCCCATCTACGAGGAGATGCCCGGCTGGTGGGAGGACATCTCCGGGTGCAAGACCTTCGAGGACCTGCCCCAGAACGCGCAGAACTACATCCTGCGGCTCGAAGAGCTCTCCGGCGCCCACATCTCGTGCATCGGTGTCGGCCCGGGACGCGAGCAGACGATCGTGCGTCGCGCGATCGTTTAG
- a CDS encoding MFS transporter, translated as MASSLQTSATPTAHETDAERRKRLRTVVAASLLGTTVEWYDFFLYATAASLVFNQLFFPDQSSFVGTLLSFATFAVGFVVRPIGGVIFGHIGDRIGRKRTLAITMVMMGIATALMGVLPTAEAVGVVAPILLLLLRIVQGFALGGEWAGAVLLAVEHSPDRRRGLFGSIPQIGLALGLALGTGVFALLQVALDDDAFLTYGWRIAFLVSIVLVVIGFVVRLKVDETPAFAEVAELAQKSTAPIREVVLPPNTRNTVLGLLARWGEGSAFNTWGVFAIAYATSELDMEKVPILVAVTIASLVMAVLLPVSGKLTDRYGAKPVYLAGMTAYGLSVYPVFALFGTENLVWFTVALVIVFGVIHALFYGAQGTLFASLYPTRVRYTGLSVVYQFSGIYASGLTPLILTALIGAASGSPWLSAGYLALTAVISVVATSLIRRDDLYLTTGHDAEVEAAAKAAGDATAPTRTPTPVA; from the coding sequence ATGGCCTCCTCTCTGCAGACTTCCGCGACCCCGACGGCTCACGAGACCGACGCCGAGCGCCGCAAGCGACTCCGCACGGTCGTGGCCGCGAGTCTCCTCGGCACCACCGTCGAGTGGTACGACTTCTTCCTCTACGCGACCGCCGCGAGCCTGGTGTTCAACCAGCTGTTCTTCCCGGACCAGAGTTCCTTCGTCGGAACCCTGCTGTCGTTCGCGACCTTCGCGGTCGGGTTCGTCGTCCGGCCGATCGGCGGCGTGATCTTCGGGCACATCGGCGACCGGATCGGCCGCAAGCGAACCCTCGCCATCACGATGGTCATGATGGGCATCGCCACCGCGCTCATGGGTGTGCTGCCGACCGCGGAGGCCGTCGGCGTCGTCGCCCCGATCCTGCTTTTGCTGTTGCGCATCGTGCAGGGCTTCGCGCTCGGCGGCGAGTGGGCCGGGGCCGTGCTGCTCGCGGTCGAGCACAGCCCCGACCGCAGGCGCGGTCTGTTCGGCAGCATCCCGCAGATCGGGCTCGCCCTCGGCCTCGCACTCGGTACGGGTGTGTTCGCCCTGCTCCAGGTGGCGCTCGACGACGACGCGTTCCTGACCTACGGCTGGCGCATCGCCTTCCTCGTGAGCATCGTGCTCGTCGTCATCGGATTCGTGGTGCGGCTCAAGGTCGACGAGACGCCGGCCTTCGCCGAGGTCGCCGAACTCGCGCAGAAGTCCACCGCACCGATCCGCGAGGTCGTGCTCCCGCCGAATACCCGCAACACCGTGCTGGGCCTGCTCGCACGGTGGGGCGAGGGGTCGGCTTTCAACACCTGGGGTGTCTTCGCGATCGCTTATGCGACCAGCGAACTCGACATGGAGAAGGTACCGATCCTGGTGGCCGTGACCATCGCATCGCTCGTGATGGCGGTGCTGCTCCCGGTCTCCGGAAAGCTCACCGACCGGTACGGCGCCAAACCGGTCTACCTCGCCGGCATGACCGCCTACGGGCTGTCGGTCTATCCGGTGTTCGCTCTCTTCGGTACCGAGAACCTCGTCTGGTTCACCGTCGCGCTCGTGATCGTGTTCGGCGTGATCCACGCCCTGTTCTACGGCGCCCAGGGCACGCTGTTCGCCAGCCTGTACCCGACCCGGGTCCGCTACACCGGTCTGTCGGTGGTCTACCAGTTCTCCGGCATCTACGCCTCGGGCCTGACCCCGCTGATCCTGACCGCACTGATCGGTGCCGCCTCCGGATCGCCGTGGCTGTCCGCCGGCTACCTCGCGCTCACGGCGGTGATCAGTGTCGTCGCGACATCGTTGATCCGCCGCGACGACCTGTACCTGACGACCGGCCACGACGCCGAGGTCGAGGCCGCAGCCAAGGCCGCCGGGGACGCGACCGCCCCCACCCGGACGCCGACCCCGGTCGCCTGA